The following proteins are co-located in the Styela clava chromosome 15, kaStyClav1.hap1.2, whole genome shotgun sequence genome:
- the LOC144411873 gene encoding uncharacterized protein LOC144411873 codes for MVRMKIYIFLAAIYFLGETVTTQLCSKTDEYQAIDWDRFGKIKGTWFDGLDIPNPGNTGKFPRTCHDIHHFKAPEDGVMFNLTLSVHGLFNKNTMDFQLHFIRRKGETYIIDQQLKTSFLSKLKKLYFDTPGGGATNEELETYADNLFRGEYFFMTDYDTYFVMGFCTPIGLKGFSHFRTITPTAKAIYNMWNVFASHNQVTSIGWEDMCFAWQ; via the exons ATGGTGAGAATGAAGATCTACATATTTTTGGCTGCGATATATTTTTTGGGAGAAACGGTAACTACTCAGCTCTGCTCCAAAACAGATGAATATCAAGCTATTGACTGGGACAGG TTCGGCAAAATAAAAGGAACATGGTTTGATGGACTTGACATCCCGAATCCTGGTAATACTGGTAAATTTCCGAGAACATGTCATGATATACATCATTTCAAAGCACCAGAAGATGGAGTTATGTTCAACCTAACTCTGAGCGTTCACGG GCTATTCAACAAGAATACAATGGATTTCCAGTTACACTTTATCCGAAGAAAGGGCGAAACATACATCATAGATCAACAACTCA aAACTTCGTTTCTGTCAAAACTCAAGAAGTTGTATTTTGATACCCCAGGTGGTGGCGCAACAAATGAAGAGCTAGAGACTT ATGCAGACAACCTATTTCGAGGCGAGTATTTCTTCATGACAGATTACGACACTTACTTTGTCATGGGATTCTGCACACCAATAG GATTGAAGGGGTTTTCACACTTCAGAACCATAACTCCGACAGCAAAGGCAATTTATAATATGTGGAATGTATTTGCCAGTCACAATCAAGTAACAAGTATAGGATGGGAAGATATGTGCTTTGCCTGGCAGTAG
- the LOC144432474 gene encoding ryncolin-1-like, which produces MDGSEDFYRGWDDYVNGFGNTIGEFWFGLENIYQMLKDKTYELRVDMEDWEGNKAYAKYGAFSIGDSSTNYRLTVGQYSGNAGNSLEDSYQGQPLHQGRPFTTKDADHDIVSYNCADTYKGAFWYGNCHAANLNGLYINGGNAKYGISVTWKAWKGYYYSLKFVEMKMRQKQ; this is translated from the exons ATGGATGGCTCTGAAGACTTCTATCGTGGATGGGATGATTATGTAAATGGATTTGGAAATACGATTGGAGAATTTTGGTTTG GTTTAGAAAATATCTATCAGATGTTGAAAGATAAGACGTATGAACTCAGAGTAGACATGGAAGACTGGGAAGGAAACAAAGCCTATGCTAAATATGG AGCATTCTCGATCGGTGATTCTTCAACAAATTATCGCTTAACGGTGGGTCAATACAGTGGAAATGCTGGAAATTCTTTAGAAGACTCCTATCAAGGACAACCCCTACATCAAGGACGACCCTTCACAACGAAAGACGCAGATCATGACATAGTATCTTACAACTGTGCCGACACTTACAAGGGAGCGTTCTGGTACGGAAATTGTCATGCAGCAAATTTGAATGGGCTGTATATCAATGGAGGAAATGCGAAATATGGAATATCTGTTACCTGGAAAGCTTGGAAAGGCTATTATTATTCTctgaaatttgttgaaatgaaaatgaggCAAAAGCAGTAG
- the LOC120334129 gene encoding microfibril-associated glycoprotein 4-like has product MNLYDIYIVLVLLLYSRSVVGQEDIRLCTKMYEYCKLQQTSGGQSEPCADQISEPGRVGKTGPRGMPGQKGESGVVDYNRVNAKISNDISEVEMRLNEKYNKMEEALQRDRYYPDSCRGLHKLNSLSWNETGGVFEIYPTPVSEKIEVYCDLVTDGGGWIVFQRRMDGSEDFYRGWNDYVNGFGNTIGEFWLERLQNIFRFKNIYQTLKSKTYELRVDMEDWEGNKAYAKYGAFSIGDSSTNYRLTVGQYSGNAGDSLGHSQHQGRPFTTKDSDHDTASDENCAVKYKGAFWYGACHATNLNGLYIEGGKAQHAISVVWYHWKGYEYSLKFVEMKMRQKQ; this is encoded by the exons atgaaCTTATACGACATATACATCGTTCTTGTACTTTTATTGTACAGTCGGTCAGTCGTAGGTCAAGAAGACATCAGACTCTGTACAAAGATGTACGAATATTGCAAACTACAGCAAACGAGTGGTGGACAGAGTGAGCCATGTGCCGATCAGATCTCAGAACCGGGTCGTGTTGGAAAAACTGGTCCACGTGGTATGCCGGGACAAAAAGGAGAATCTGGTGTCGTTGATTACAATCGTGTCAATGCCAAAATATCAAATGACATTTCAG AAGTGGAAATGCGTCTGAATGAGAAATACAATAAGATGGAAGAAGCATTGCAAAGAg ATCGTTATTATCCGGATAGTTGTCGTGGATTACACAAACTCAATTCTCTTTCTTGGAATGAAACCGGAGGAGTTTTTGAAATCTACCCTACCCCTGTTTCTGAAAAGATTGAGGTTTACTGTGACCTCGTGACAGATGGTGGAGGGTGGATT gTATTTCAACGCCGAATGGATGGCTCTGAAGACTTTTATCGTGGATGGAATGATTATGTAAATGGATTTGGAAATACGATTGGAGAATTTTGGCTTG AAAGactacaaaatatatttaggTTTAAAAATATCTACCAGACCTTGAAAAGCAAGACTTACGAACTCAGAGTAGACATGGAAGACTGGGAAGGAAACAAAGCCTATGCAAAATATGG aGCATTCTCGATCGGCGATTCTTCAACAAATTATCGTTTAACGGTTGGTCAATACAGTGGAAATGCTGGCGATTCACTTGGACATTCCCAACATCAAGGACGACCCTTCACAACTAAAGACTCGGATCACGACACAGCATCTGACGAAAACTGTGCTGTTAAGTACAAGGGAGCGTTCTGGTACGGAGCTTGTCATGCAACAAATTTGAATGGGCTGTATATCGAAGGAGGAAAGGCACAACACGCAATCTCTGTAGTGTGGTATCATTGGAAAGGCTATGAATATTCTTTGAAgtttgttgaaatgaaaatgaggCAAAAGCAGTAG
- the LOC120334638 gene encoding fibrinogen C domain-containing protein 1-like, whose product MYQSKNKPSFFFITFFPCRELHKLNSLSWNEIGGVFEIYPTPVSEKIEVYCDLMTDGGGWIVFQRRMDGSEDFYRGWDDYVNGFGNTVGEFWLGLENIYQILKGKTYELRVDMEDWEGNKAYAKYGAFSIGDSSTNYHLTVGQYSGNAGNSLGDSIHQGRPFTTKDADRDTASDNCAVTFKGAFWYGACHATNLNGLYIKGGNAKYGISVVWKTWKGYEYSLKFVEMKMRQKQ is encoded by the exons ATGTACCAATCAAAAAACAAAccctcattttttttcattacttttTTTCC TTGTCGAGAATTACACAAACTCAATTCGCTTTCTTGGAATGAAATCGGAGGAGTTTTCGAAATCTATCCTACCCCGGTTTCAGAAAAGATTGAAGTTTACTGTGATCTCATGACAGATGGAGGAGGATGGATT GTATTTCAACGCCGAATGGATGGCTCTGAAGACTTTTATCGTGGATGGGATGATTATGTAAATGGATTTGGAAATACGGTTGGAGAATTTTGGCTTG GTTTAGAAAATATCTATCAGATCTTGAAAGGCAAGACGTATGAACTCAGAGTAGACATGGAAGACTGGGAAGGAAACAAAGCCTATGCAAAATATGG AGCATTCTCGATCGGCGATTCTTCAACAAATTATCATTTAACGGTTGGCCAATACAGTGGAAATGCTGGAAATTCTTTAGGAGATTCCATCCATCAAGGGCGACCCTTCACAACTAAAGACGCAGATCGTGACACAGCATCTGATAACTGTGCTGTGACTTTTAAGGGAGCGTTCTGGTACGGAGCTTGTCATGCAACAAATTTGAATGGACTTTATATCAAAGGAGGAAATGCGAAATATGGAATATCTGTGGTCTGGAAAACTTGGAAAGGCTATGAATACTCTCTGAAgtttgttgaaatgaaaatgaggCAAAAGCAGTAG